Proteins from one Amycolatopsis benzoatilytica AK 16/65 genomic window:
- a CDS encoding thioesterase family protein has product MSTTTFAAVSAVKQQSETQFRADLSPAWTIGGRPNGGYLLAVVARAATVVSGHPDVLAASAHYLRSPEPGPAEVEVEVLRTGRTASQLRGRLLKDGVPQVETLLTMGVLGDAEPHWQEGVPRPEFGEFPEQPWGPGAAASGFPIAIQNEIDVRFDRPLTDGPSGRGELRGLLSLPADEPFDPISLLFALDALPPATLDVAPSGWVPTLELTGYIRSRPAPGPVKVLHRAHLIGDGRVDESCHVWDSEGTLVAHGTQLAGIRLG; this is encoded by the coding sequence GTGAGCACGACGACCTTCGCCGCGGTCTCCGCGGTCAAGCAGCAGTCCGAGACCCAGTTCCGCGCTGACCTCAGCCCGGCCTGGACGATCGGCGGCCGCCCGAACGGCGGCTACCTGCTGGCGGTCGTCGCGCGTGCGGCGACCGTCGTGTCCGGGCACCCGGACGTGCTCGCGGCCAGCGCGCACTACCTGCGCTCGCCCGAACCGGGCCCGGCCGAGGTCGAGGTCGAGGTGCTGCGCACCGGGCGGACCGCCAGCCAGCTGCGCGGCCGGCTGCTGAAGGACGGCGTGCCGCAGGTGGAAACCCTGCTGACAATGGGCGTCCTCGGCGACGCCGAACCGCACTGGCAGGAGGGCGTGCCGCGGCCGGAGTTCGGCGAGTTCCCGGAGCAGCCGTGGGGTCCGGGCGCGGCGGCGTCCGGCTTTCCGATCGCGATCCAGAACGAGATCGACGTCCGGTTCGACCGGCCGCTGACCGACGGGCCCTCCGGCCGCGGCGAGCTGCGCGGTCTGCTCTCGCTGCCCGCCGACGAGCCGTTCGACCCGATCAGCCTGCTGTTCGCGCTCGACGCACTGCCGCCGGCGACCCTCGACGTCGCCCCGTCCGGCTGGGTCCCGACGCTCGAGCTGACCGGCTACATCCGGTCCCGGCCGGCCCCCGGTCCGGTCAAGGTGCTGCACCGGGCGCATCTGATCGGGGACGGCCGGGTCGACGAGTCCTGCCACGTGTGGGACAGCGAGGGGACTCTCGTCGCGCACGGCACTCAGCTGGCCGGGATCCGGCTCGGCTGA
- a CDS encoding YciI family protein translates to MPKYMLLQTYARGENCDLPLPEWAPEDIRAHIEFQRVLNAELTEAGELVEAEGLAGPDAAKTVVADGNGGRVVTDGPYAEGKELLAGYRVVDVESETRALEIAQRISAAPGPEGAPLRVPIEVRQVMSAPEV, encoded by the coding sequence ATGCCGAAGTACATGCTGCTGCAGACTTACGCCCGCGGCGAGAACTGCGACCTGCCGCTGCCGGAGTGGGCGCCGGAGGACATCCGCGCGCACATCGAGTTCCAGCGGGTGCTGAACGCCGAGTTGACCGAGGCGGGCGAACTCGTCGAGGCCGAGGGTCTGGCCGGACCGGACGCGGCGAAGACAGTGGTCGCGGACGGCAACGGCGGCCGGGTCGTCACCGACGGGCCGTACGCGGAGGGCAAGGAATTGCTCGCCGGGTACCGGGTGGTGGACGTCGAATCGGAAACGCGAGCGTTGGAGATCGCGCAGCGGATCTCGGCCGCGCCCGGCCCCGAAGGCGCGCCGCTGCGGGTGCCGATCGAGGTGCGCCAGGTGATGAGCGCGCCGGAGGTGTGA
- a CDS encoding RNA polymerase sigma factor, which yields MPGDRVEDLVRTLAPQVLALLARRYGDFGAAEDATQEALLAAVRHWPAEGVPENPRGWLLQTAGRRFIDGFRSDQARRRREDTVFAEPPPAEVPDQDDTVTLLFLCCHPSLTAASAIALTLRAVGGLTTAEIASAFFVPEATMAQRISRAKAKIKKSGLPFRMPAPQEREARLQSVRHVLYLVFNEGYTSSAGRSLHRTELSAEAIRLARLLHAALPDDGETAGLLALMLLTDARRPARTDPDGALVPLADQDRARWDRSLIREGVALVTAALAPGGAGEYRLQAAIAATHDIALRAEDTDWPRVLALYRRLESLTGNPVVTLNRAIATAMVHGPAAGLALLEGLDDRLPEHHRLAAARAHLLELAGEPDEAVRYYDAAAARTANTAEQRYLTLRAARLRATHSTVKSPNATE from the coding sequence ATGCCCGGCGACCGGGTCGAGGACTTGGTGCGCACGCTGGCGCCCCAGGTTCTCGCCCTGCTCGCACGCCGGTACGGCGACTTCGGCGCGGCCGAGGACGCCACGCAGGAGGCGCTGCTCGCCGCGGTGCGGCATTGGCCGGCCGAGGGCGTGCCGGAAAATCCGCGCGGCTGGCTGCTGCAGACCGCCGGTCGCCGGTTCATCGACGGATTCCGCAGCGATCAGGCTCGACGGCGGCGGGAGGACACGGTCTTCGCCGAACCGCCGCCCGCCGAGGTACCGGACCAGGACGACACGGTGACGCTGTTGTTCCTCTGCTGCCACCCGTCGCTGACCGCGGCTTCGGCGATCGCGCTGACGCTGCGCGCGGTCGGCGGCCTCACCACCGCCGAGATCGCCAGTGCGTTCTTCGTACCGGAAGCCACGATGGCGCAACGGATCAGCCGGGCGAAGGCGAAAATCAAGAAGTCCGGATTGCCGTTCCGGATGCCCGCGCCGCAGGAACGCGAAGCTCGGCTGCAGTCGGTGCGGCACGTGCTGTACCTCGTGTTCAACGAGGGGTACACGAGCAGCGCGGGCCGCAGCCTGCACCGCACCGAACTGTCCGCCGAGGCGATCCGGCTGGCCCGGCTGCTGCACGCGGCTCTGCCGGACGACGGCGAGACGGCCGGGTTGCTCGCGCTGATGCTGCTCACCGATGCCCGCCGCCCTGCCCGCACCGATCCGGACGGAGCGCTGGTCCCGCTCGCGGACCAGGACCGGGCCCGCTGGGATCGTTCGCTGATCCGGGAGGGCGTCGCGCTGGTCACCGCCGCGCTCGCACCAGGCGGAGCCGGCGAGTACCGGCTCCAAGCCGCGATCGCCGCGACGCATGACATCGCACTGCGCGCCGAGGACACCGACTGGCCGCGCGTGCTCGCCCTGTACCGCCGGCTCGAATCGCTGACGGGCAACCCGGTAGTCACGCTGAACCGGGCGATCGCCACCGCGATGGTGCACGGCCCGGCGGCTGGGCTGGCCCTGCTCGAAGGCCTCGACGACCGGCTCCCCGAGCATCACCGGCTGGCCGCCGCCCGCGCCCACCTGCTGGAACTGGCCGGCGAACCGGACGAAGCCGTCCGCTACTACGACGCGGCCGCCGCGCGTACCGCCAACACGGCCGAGCAACGCTATCTCACCTTGCGCGCGGCCCGGCTCCGCG
- a CDS encoding GntR family transcriptional regulator, with protein sequence MGELDRTGGQPLWRQLQQALLVRIRAGEFDGAFPGELALAEEYGVSRQTVRQALRELRADGTLIAERGRQPRVAAAAEIQQPLGALYSLFAAVEAAGLHQNSVVRRLDIRADAVVAERLGLEASTPLLYLERLRLAGNDPLAVDRVWLPADLARPLLAADFQHTSLYGELYKRTGVRLDHGEEQIRAVVPTRAERALLGCGETVGAFSIGRLGASAGRPIEWRHTLVRGDRFALTAEFSGRTGYRLVTTGTVAGTR encoded by the coding sequence ATGGGAGAGCTGGATCGCACCGGCGGCCAGCCGCTGTGGCGGCAGCTGCAGCAGGCGCTGCTCGTGCGCATCCGCGCCGGAGAGTTCGACGGCGCCTTCCCCGGGGAGCTCGCGCTCGCCGAGGAGTACGGCGTGAGCAGGCAGACCGTCCGCCAGGCACTGCGAGAACTGCGCGCCGACGGCACGCTGATCGCCGAACGCGGACGCCAGCCCCGGGTCGCCGCCGCTGCGGAAATCCAGCAGCCGCTAGGCGCGCTTTACAGTCTCTTCGCCGCGGTCGAAGCGGCCGGGCTGCACCAGAACAGCGTGGTGCGCCGGCTCGACATCCGCGCGGACGCGGTGGTCGCCGAGCGGCTCGGACTGGAGGCGTCCACTCCCCTGCTCTACCTGGAACGCCTGCGGCTGGCCGGAAACGACCCGTTGGCAGTCGACCGGGTGTGGCTGCCCGCCGATCTGGCCCGGCCGCTGCTGGCCGCCGACTTCCAGCACACCAGCCTGTACGGCGAGCTGTACAAGCGCACCGGCGTCCGGCTCGACCACGGCGAGGAACAGATCCGCGCGGTGGTGCCGACCCGTGCCGAACGCGCCCTGCTCGGCTGCGGCGAAACGGTAGGCGCGTTCTCGATCGGACGCCTCGGCGCCAGCGCCGGCCGCCCGATCGAATGGCGGCACACCCTCGTGCGCGGCGACCGGTTCGCGCTGACCGCCGAGTTCTCCGGGCGCACCGGGTACCGGCTGGTCACTACTGGGACAGTGGCCGGAACCCGCTGA